A single Armatimonadota bacterium DNA region contains:
- a CDS encoding NADH-quinone oxidoreductase subunit L: protein MAEQFWTAPLWCVAASVLTALLFVPRRSTHWVSALPTILAVAWSAMLALSAWGHYSSGLHAQTKWLVAGDWSISVGARLDGLSALMMVIVSTVSLAVQVYSVGYMAGDAGFARYFAVMALFTAAMLGLVIADNLLLLYMSWELVGLCSYLLIGFWYRKPEAANAAKKAFVVTRFGDVGFLLGLILLSYAAGTFQIDQIEAQVANGNLHPLFGSLTTFATAVALLFFCGAVGKSAQFPLHIWLPDAMEGPTPVSALIHAATMVAAGVFLVARMFFLFEAAHTAMQVVTFIGGFTAFMAATIAVAQFDIKRVLAYSTISQLGYMMMALGLGDRVAAMFHLGTHAYFKSLLFLTAGSVIHATHTQDMREMGGLWGKMRLTAITALVGALALAGIFPLSGFWSKDEILLTAWRGNHPFAFAAGLATALLTAFYMTRLWVMTFLGEPRTEHARHAHESPAVMTVPLLLLAVAAAVGGLGASAVRTALENPATGHASSSLPLAASATLIALIGILAGYQVYRMAQGKEPLQERLPAPAYILLERKWFVDDFFTFIVARAVLLTARMIAWFDRHVVDGIVNAVAWFTGATGARLRWLTNGQAQFYVLVLVLSILATVAAVLNRFQ from the coding sequence ATGGCAGAACAATTCTGGACTGCGCCTCTATGGTGTGTTGCTGCCTCCGTCTTGACGGCACTGCTGTTTGTGCCGCGAAGAAGCACACACTGGGTATCCGCTTTGCCCACCATCCTCGCCGTCGCGTGGAGTGCGATGCTCGCTCTTTCCGCATGGGGTCACTACTCAAGCGGTCTGCACGCACAGACGAAGTGGTTGGTAGCGGGCGACTGGAGCATCTCCGTCGGCGCGAGGCTGGACGGGTTGTCCGCGCTGATGATGGTCATCGTCAGTACCGTTAGCCTTGCGGTGCAGGTGTATTCGGTGGGTTACATGGCGGGCGATGCGGGGTTTGCCCGCTATTTTGCTGTCATGGCTTTATTCACCGCTGCGATGCTCGGACTGGTCATCGCCGACAACTTGCTGCTGCTTTACATGAGCTGGGAACTGGTGGGGCTATGCTCCTATCTGCTTATCGGCTTTTGGTACCGCAAACCCGAAGCCGCTAACGCCGCGAAAAAGGCTTTTGTGGTGACCCGCTTCGGGGATGTGGGCTTCCTGCTCGGTCTCATCCTGCTCTCTTATGCAGCGGGCACTTTCCAGATAGACCAGATCGAGGCGCAGGTGGCTAACGGCAATCTTCATCCGCTGTTCGGCTCGCTAACCACCTTCGCGACGGCGGTAGCGCTTTTGTTCTTCTGCGGTGCGGTGGGTAAAAGCGCGCAGTTCCCCCTGCACATCTGGTTGCCCGATGCCATGGAAGGTCCAACTCCCGTCTCCGCGTTGATTCATGCCGCCACGATGGTCGCCGCAGGGGTATTTTTAGTGGCGCGGATGTTCTTCCTGTTCGAAGCGGCACACACCGCCATGCAGGTGGTAACGTTCATCGGCGGCTTTACCGCTTTCATGGCAGCCACTATTGCTGTGGCACAGTTTGATATCAAACGGGTGCTCGCCTACTCCACCATCAGCCAGCTGGGCTACATGATGATGGCGCTGGGGCTGGGTGACCGCGTAGCAGCAATGTTTCATCTGGGCACACACGCTTACTTCAAGTCACTGTTGTTCCTCACGGCGGGCAGCGTGATTCACGCCACCCACACGCAGGATATGCGCGAGATGGGCGGACTATGGGGCAAGATGCGTCTCACCGCAATCACCGCACTGGTAGGTGCGCTGGCACTGGCTGGTATCTTCCCGCTGAGCGGTTTCTGGAGCAAAGATGAAATCCTGCTGACGGCGTGGAGAGGCAACCACCCCTTCGCCTTTGCAGCAGGGCTGGCGACCGCCCTGCTCACCGCCTTCTACATGACGCGCCTGTGGGTAATGACCTTTCTCGGCGAACCTCGCACCGAGCACGCCCGACACGCCCACGAGTCTCCAGCCGTCATGACCGTGCCGCTGTTGCTGCTGGCGGTTGCTGCAGCGGTCGGTGGTCTCGGAGCGTCCGCAGTGCGCACCGCACTGGAGAACCCGGCAACCGGTCACGCCAGCTCTTCCCTACCTCTGGCTGCCTCCGCAACGTTGATAGCGCTCATCGGCATCCTCGCAGGCTATCAGGTATACCGCATGGCACAGGGGAAAGAACCGTTGCAGGAGCGTCTCCCCGCGCCGGCTTACATCCTGCTCGAACGCAAGTGGTTCGTGGACGATTTCTTCACCTTCATCGTGGCGCGAGCGGTGCTGTTAACAGCCCGCATGATAGCCTGGTTTGACAGGCACGTGGTGGACGGCATCGTGAACGCCGTTGCCTGGTTCACAGGAGCTACCGGCGCACGTCTACGCTGGCTCACCAACGGTCAGGCGCAGTTCTACGTGTTGGTGCTGGTACTGAGTATTCTAGCAACCGTTGCCGCCGTCCTGAACCGTTTCCAGTAA
- a CDS encoding type I-B CRISPR-associated protein Cas7/Cst2/DevR — translation MSKAICIGYLAKVSASNVNASHTEGNVIVAKKVTMPDGSALPYVSGQAIRRMLRDRLNELGYPLSEPHADISGQEVTPPARPWEFADEDLFGYMDATGGKRRTSPVRVSAAVGLFPFQGDRDLGTRSFEHFQQNVEPQAAQRGGNMFETEIYANLFRGTVLVEIDRVGVFPKRETGEQERDIPAEERRKRVQTLLEALNLLWGGGRTARLLSDLSPRLFAYCRLKVKHPVFLEALDALYEDGQYVLNLEPLCSTLDKFAPYREYTVFGVEPGIFGNEQEIRERLSAYGEVLTVYKAIEQAKGDVGTLW, via the coding sequence ATGAGCAAAGCAATCTGCATCGGCTACCTGGCAAAGGTTTCGGCATCGAACGTGAACGCTTCGCACACAGAGGGCAACGTGATTGTGGCAAAGAAGGTCACCATGCCCGACGGCAGCGCCCTACCTTACGTATCGGGGCAGGCTATTCGGCGGATGTTGCGTGACCGCCTCAACGAGCTGGGTTATCCCCTCTCGGAGCCACACGCGGATATTAGCGGTCAGGAAGTCACGCCTCCGGCGCGCCCCTGGGAGTTCGCCGATGAGGACCTGTTCGGCTACATGGATGCCACAGGAGGCAAAAGGCGCACCTCGCCTGTCAGAGTTTCGGCGGCCGTCGGCTTGTTTCCCTTTCAGGGCGACCGGGACCTGGGCACCCGTTCATTCGAGCATTTCCAGCAGAATGTGGAACCACAGGCTGCCCAGCGTGGAGGGAACATGTTCGAGACGGAGATTTACGCGAACCTGTTCCGCGGCACCGTGCTCGTAGAAATCGACCGTGTGGGCGTCTTTCCGAAACGCGAGACAGGAGAGCAGGAAAGGGATATTCCGGCTGAGGAGCGGCGCAAGCGCGTTCAGACATTGCTGGAGGCTCTGAACCTGCTATGGGGAGGCGGGCGTACGGCACGATTGCTGTCGGACCTCTCTCCGCGCCTGTTTGCATACTGCCGCCTGAAGGTGAAACATCCTGTCTTCCTGGAGGCACTGGACGCGCTGTACGAAGATGGTCAATATGTACTGAATCTGGAACCGCTGTGCAGCACGCTGGATAAGTTCGCGCCGTACCGGGAGTACACGGTGTTCGGGGTAGAACCAGGTATTTTCGGGAATGAGCAGGAGATTCGCGAGAGGCTGAGCGCTTACGGCGAAGTGCTGACAGTATATAAGGCCATCGAACAGGCAAAGGGAGACGTGGGTACACTATGGTAG
- a CDS encoding CRISPR-associated endoribonuclease Cas6, whose amino-acid sequence MRLRLTFAPTNGICALPVHYNQVMQGFIYRHLTPEMATSLHDEGYTEGGRRLKMFVFSRLMGSSLVRDGQIVFAGEFSLVVASPEVSFLESLALHVMDAGELQLGENRVRLVSVEVGAEEPYQCPVLLQALSPITVYSTLSRADGKRKTYYYSPFEPEFSDQIVCNLQRKWRVLSGSEVSADGAYVKPWRVNVRNQHIALYKGTVIKGWSGIYEAYLPEPLFRMALDAGLGSKNSQGFGCVGLYTPRTRG is encoded by the coding sequence ATGCGGTTGCGTCTTACTTTTGCTCCCACAAATGGTATCTGCGCCCTGCCGGTGCATTACAATCAGGTGATGCAGGGCTTTATCTATCGTCATCTTACCCCTGAGATGGCTACCTCTCTGCACGACGAGGGCTACACGGAAGGGGGGCGACGTCTGAAGATGTTCGTGTTCTCGCGCTTGATGGGCAGTTCGCTGGTGCGGGACGGGCAGATTGTGTTCGCGGGCGAGTTCTCGCTGGTAGTGGCATCGCCGGAGGTGAGCTTTCTGGAGTCGCTCGCGCTGCACGTGATGGATGCAGGGGAGTTGCAGCTGGGCGAGAACCGGGTGCGCCTCGTCTCGGTGGAGGTAGGGGCGGAGGAGCCGTATCAATGCCCTGTGCTGTTGCAGGCGTTATCGCCCATCACCGTGTACAGCACCCTCAGTCGTGCCGACGGCAAGCGCAAGACCTACTATTACTCGCCCTTCGAGCCGGAGTTTTCAGATCAAATTGTGTGCAACCTGCAGCGCAAGTGGCGTGTCTTATCTGGCAGTGAAGTGTCGGCGGATGGCGCATACGTCAAGCCGTGGCGGGTGAATGTGCGCAACCAGCACATTGCGCTGTACAAGGGCACGGTGATTAAGGGCTGGAGTGGCATCTACGAGGCGTATCTGCCCGAGCCGCTGTTCCGCATGGCGCTGGATGCGGGTCTGGGCAGCAAAAACTCCCAGGGCTTCGGATGCGTGGGGTTGTATACGCCTAGAACAAGGGGGTGA
- the rfaE gene encoding RfaE bifunctional protein, domain I codes for MTRERLQQILYRFPEQKVLVVGDFFLDHYLLIDRALSETSLETALEAYQVVEIRNSPGAGGTVANNLRALEVQTYALTLIGQDGHGYELLHELRARGVNVDGVLQHPKRFTPTYTKPMLREVDGRVHEINRLDIKNRTPLQPEWEERIITLLRDFVPEVDGVIVADQVEERNCGVVTDRVREEVCRLASEYPRKVFFADSRARIGEYRNLLIKPNQREAMRVFQPDWEGTCTIEEARAVGVKLSKRTGKPVFLTIGEQGVLVVDGENINHVPAVPVTGEIDIVGAGDSTSAGTVSALCSGANLVEAAEVGQLVASITIQQIGTTGVATREQVLKRLDEAAMWGW; via the coding sequence ATGACCAGAGAACGATTACAGCAGATACTCTATCGCTTCCCCGAACAGAAAGTGCTGGTTGTGGGCGATTTCTTTCTTGACCACTACTTGCTTATCGACCGCGCGCTCAGCGAGACCTCACTCGAAACAGCTCTGGAAGCCTATCAGGTGGTGGAGATACGCAACAGCCCGGGCGCGGGAGGCACCGTCGCCAACAACCTGCGCGCGCTGGAAGTGCAAACCTACGCCCTGACCCTCATCGGGCAGGACGGTCACGGCTACGAACTGCTGCACGAACTGCGCGCACGAGGCGTGAACGTGGATGGCGTGCTACAGCATCCCAAACGATTTACCCCCACCTACACCAAGCCCATGCTACGCGAAGTGGACGGTCGCGTGCACGAGATAAACCGACTGGACATCAAGAACCGCACTCCCCTGCAACCCGAATGGGAGGAGCGCATCATCACCCTGTTGCGCGATTTCGTGCCTGAGGTGGACGGCGTCATCGTGGCGGACCAGGTGGAAGAGCGCAATTGCGGAGTGGTCACCGACCGCGTGCGCGAAGAGGTTTGCCGGCTGGCAAGCGAGTATCCGCGGAAGGTTTTCTTTGCCGATTCACGCGCCCGTATTGGGGAATACCGCAATCTCCTTATCAAACCCAACCAGCGCGAGGCGATGCGCGTCTTCCAGCCCGATTGGGAAGGAACCTGCACCATAGAAGAAGCACGTGCGGTCGGCGTGAAGCTTTCGAAGCGCACGGGCAAACCCGTCTTCCTCACCATCGGCGAACAAGGCGTGCTTGTGGTGGACGGAGAGAATATCAACCATGTACCAGCAGTGCCCGTAACAGGCGAGATAGACATCGTGGGTGCGGGCGACAGCACCTCCGCAGGCACGGTCAGCGCACTATGCAGCGGGGCGAATCTGGTAGAAGCCGCCGAGGTGGGACAGCTGGTAGCATCCATCACCATCCAGCAGATTGGCACCACCGGCGTCGCCACCCGTGAGCAGGTGCTGAAGCGGTTGGATGAAGCCGCAATGTGGGGGTGGTAG